The Lytechinus pictus isolate F3 Inbred chromosome 15, Lp3.0, whole genome shotgun sequence genome contains a region encoding:
- the LOC129278128 gene encoding uncharacterized protein LOC129278128, which translates to MATDLENLLGEIAGLRQALYGQQHHLKNRGPTRDASLPLINSVDPAFSNTGYHGNSNVMPQSNLQLPPTTNMNYMPQPLPYTHQQSILPPTQIQGTPGPIFQPSVSFAPLDQSQVPTMQPHMQGSAPVQPTIVPATLSGVSSQSNTIHMEGVAGEQTIFQPQVQHGHASQGEHPGRMLGSTLYKGRRGKLRHVEGQVEGLFCNVPEHHDLEDEIDKLHKQLDNLKRFTLKV; encoded by the exons ATGGCGACTGATCTGGAGAATTTATTAGGAGAGATAGCTGGTTTGAGACAAGCCTTGTATGGGCAGCAACACCACTTGAAAAACAGAGGACCCACAAGGGATGCATCGTTACCTCTCATTAACTCAGTAGATCCTGCATTCAGTAATACAG GTTACCATGGAAACTCAAATGTTATGCCTCAAAGTAATTTACAGCTACCACCAACAACAAACATGAATTACATGCCCCAGCCTCTGCCTTACACTCATCAACAGTCTATACTGCCACCAACACAGATTCAGGGTACCCCAGGACCCATATTTCAACCGTCCGTTTCATTTGCACCTTTGGACCAAAGTCAGGTGCCAACCATGCAACCACATATGCAAGGCAGTGCTCCAGTACAGCCTACCATAGTACCAGCCACACTGTCTGGTGTATCATCTCAAAGTAATACTATACACATGGAAGGTGTTGCTGGTGaacaaacaatatttcaaccaCAAGTGCAGCATGGTCATGCTTCTCAAGGGGAACATCCAGGGAGAATGCTAGGCAGTACCTTGTATAAGGGCAGAAGGGGCAAGTTGAGACACGTTGAAGGACAAGTGGAAGGATTATTTTGCAATGTTCCAGAGCACCATGATTTA GAGGATGAGATCGACAAACTTCACAAGCAACTCGACAACCTGAAGAGATTTACTTTAAAGGTATGA